In a genomic window of Flexibacter flexilis DSM 6793:
- a CDS encoding YeeE/YedE family protein has protein sequence MIDWLRSPWPWYVAGPAIGLTVPALLLLGNKTFGISSSLRHLCAACVPAKISFFQYDWRKERWNLSFVLGITLGAFIASWLLVSPDYQMGIAPDLREELASYGLSQNPDVLAQQLFGLSNLLTIRGLLMMVGGGFLVGFGTRYAGGCTSGHSISGIANLQWPSLVATICFMLGGIIVANFVLPFILQL, from the coding sequence TGGCCGTGGTATGTGGCTGGTCCTGCTATCGGGCTTACTGTTCCCGCCTTATTGTTGTTGGGTAACAAAACTTTCGGGATTTCCTCGTCACTGCGGCACTTATGCGCGGCTTGTGTTCCTGCCAAAATAAGTTTTTTCCAATACGATTGGCGCAAAGAACGCTGGAATTTAAGTTTTGTATTGGGCATCACGCTGGGAGCTTTTATTGCATCTTGGTTGTTGGTTTCGCCTGATTATCAGATGGGCATTGCACCTGATTTGCGCGAAGAATTGGCCAGTTATGGCCTTTCCCAAAATCCTGATGTGTTGGCACAGCAACTTTTTGGCCTGTCCAATTTGCTGACAATCAGAGGGTTGTTAATGATGGTTGGTGGTGGATTTTTGGTGGGGTTTGGCACGCGTTATGCGGGCGGCTGCACGTCTGGCCACTCCATTAGTGGCATTGCCAATTTGCAATGGCCGTCTTTGGTGGCTACCATTTGTTTTATGCTTGGCGGAATCATTGTGGCAAATTTTGTACTGCCGTTTATTCTGCAACTCTAA
- a CDS encoding Rne/Rng family ribonuclease, producing MSNELLISSTQKGDRIALLQNKQLIEYHVEENGNTFTVGDIYLGVVRKVSKGLNAAFVDIGHEKDAFLHYQDLGPNIRSLNKFLKNSQSNKAATHKLNGFKYEPEIEKLGNMTQVLSKGQQVLVQVIKEPISTKGPRLSCELSLAGRYIVLVPFSDAISISKKITSKEERQRLSRLMQSIKPDNFGVIIRTVAEGKDVAELDKDLSNLVQKWEEGFGLLRTARPRDKVIGEMNRVSSMLRDLLNESFDGVSVDSKEIYDEVKNYIRNFAPDKEKIVRLHTGKAKLFEAAGIEKQLKTLFGKSVSLPSGGYLIIEHTEALHVIDVNSGSSANKAEAEDQETTAFNANKEAAREIARQLRLRDMGGIIVIDFIDMKKAENKRLIYEQMKTEMQGERSKFTVLPLSKFGLMQITRQRVRPEMNVITLETCPTCNGTGKISASILVADLIEQNIEFIVGKQNEKGLTVRMHPFLYSYYTKGFFSRQVQWLFRYHTWIKVVEDTSLGVTDFKFINKQGEQIEIS from the coding sequence TTGAGCAACGAATTGCTAATCAGTTCTACTCAAAAAGGTGATAGAATTGCTCTCTTACAAAACAAGCAACTAATTGAGTATCACGTAGAAGAAAATGGCAATACCTTCACGGTAGGCGACATTTATCTGGGCGTGGTACGGAAGGTGTCCAAAGGGCTGAATGCGGCTTTCGTGGACATCGGCCATGAGAAAGATGCCTTTTTGCATTATCAGGATTTGGGGCCTAACATTCGTTCGCTCAACAAGTTTCTGAAAAATTCGCAAAGCAACAAAGCGGCTACGCACAAACTCAACGGCTTCAAATATGAGCCAGAAATTGAGAAATTGGGCAACATGACGCAAGTGTTGAGCAAAGGCCAACAGGTATTGGTGCAAGTCATCAAAGAACCTATCTCAACAAAAGGGCCTCGCCTTTCCTGCGAGTTGTCTCTGGCTGGTCGGTACATAGTGTTAGTGCCCTTTTCGGACGCTATCAGTATTTCCAAAAAAATAACCAGCAAAGAAGAACGTCAACGCCTTTCGCGCCTGATGCAATCCATTAAGCCAGATAATTTTGGCGTAATTATTCGCACCGTAGCCGAAGGAAAAGACGTAGCCGAATTGGACAAAGATTTGAGCAATTTGGTACAAAAATGGGAAGAAGGATTTGGCTTGTTGCGCACGGCTCGCCCTCGCGACAAGGTAATCGGCGAAATGAACCGCGTTTCTTCTATGCTACGAGATTTGTTAAACGAAAGTTTTGACGGCGTATCGGTAGATAGCAAAGAAATTTATGACGAGGTCAAAAACTACATTCGCAACTTCGCCCCCGACAAAGAAAAAATAGTGCGCTTGCATACTGGTAAAGCCAAACTTTTTGAGGCTGCCGGTATAGAGAAACAACTCAAAACACTCTTTGGGAAGTCGGTAAGCCTGCCAAGTGGCGGTTACCTGATTATAGAACACACCGAAGCATTGCACGTAATTGACGTGAACAGCGGCAGCAGTGCCAACAAAGCCGAAGCGGAAGACCAAGAAACGACGGCCTTTAATGCCAACAAAGAAGCTGCTCGCGAAATAGCCCGACAACTGCGCTTGCGCGATATGGGCGGTATCATTGTTATTGACTTCATAGACATGAAAAAGGCTGAGAACAAACGCCTTATCTATGAACAAATGAAAACCGAAATGCAGGGAGAACGCTCCAAGTTTACGGTTTTGCCTCTGTCCAAATTTGGACTCATGCAAATCACCCGACAACGCGTGCGCCCCGAAATGAATGTTATCACACTCGAAACCTGCCCTACGTGCAACGGCACCGGGAAAATATCGGCCAGTATCTTGGTTGCTGACCTGATAGAACAAAACATTGAATTTATCGTTGGTAAACAAAACGAAAAAGGACTCACCGTCCGTATGCACCCGTTTTTGTATTCTTATTACACCAAAGGATTCTTCTCCAGACAAGTACAGTGGCTTTTTAGATACCACACTTGGATAAAAGTAGTAGAAGATACGTCTTTAGGTGTTACAGACTTTAAGTTTATCAACAAACAAGGCGAGCAGATCGAAATAAGTTAG